The Lampris incognitus isolate fLamInc1 chromosome 7, fLamInc1.hap2, whole genome shotgun sequence genome window below encodes:
- the srsf7a gene encoding serine and arginine rich splicing factor 7a, producing MSYYSSSRSSSRATDCKVYVGDLGNGAAKGELERAFSYYGPLRSVWVARNPPGFAFVEYEDPRDAEDAVKGMDGKVLCGSRIRVEMSTGLSRKGRGRPSRRHFDPNDRCYQCGDRGHYAYDCYRFSKRGRRSRSRSRSRSRSRSRSRGRRYRSRSRSRSNGRRHRSPSYSKRRSRSGSQARSKSRTPVRSRSRSRSRSGSGPRGRSDSRSRSLSRSVSHKRNSRSRSGSPKRSPTPGDD from the exons ATGTCGTACTACTCATCCTCCCGGAGTTCGTCCCGGGCCACAGACTGTAAAGTCTACGTTGGTGACTTGGGCAACGGTGCTGCCAAGGGCGAGCTAGAGCGCGCGTTCAGCTACTATGGCCCGCTGAGAAGCGTCTGGGTGGCCAGGAATCCACCGGGGTTTGCTTTCGTGGAGTACGAGGATCCCAGAGATGCTGAAGATGCAGTTAAAGGCATGGATGGAAA GGTCCTGTGTGGCTCCAGGATCCGTGTGGAAATGTCAACGGGACTATCTAGGAAGGGCCGTGGGCGCCCAAGCAGACGCCATTTTGATCCCAACGACCGGTGTTATCAGTGTGGTGACAGGGGCCACTATGCCTATGACTGCTACCGCTTCAGCAAGAGAGGACGACGAAGCAG GTCTCGCTCCCGCTCCCGGTCTCGCTCCAGGTCCAGGTCCCGTGGACGCCGCTATCGTTCCCGTTCCCGCAGCCGTAGCAATGGCAG GCGCCACCGGTCTCCATCTTACTCTAAACGCAGGAGCAG GTCTGGCTCCCAAGCCCGTTCCAAGTCAAGGACTCCAGTGAGAAG tcGTTCCAGGTCTCGGTCTCGGTCAGGCTCTGGGCCCAGAGGGCGCTCCGACTCTaggtctcgctctctgtcccgcTCAGTCAGCCACAAGAGGAACAG TCGTTCCAGATCAGGAAGTCCCAAGAGGAGTCCCACACCTggagatgactga